A part of Eremothecium sinecaudum strain ATCC 58844 chromosome VII, complete sequence genomic DNA contains:
- the RSM10 gene encoding mitochondrial 37S ribosomal protein uS10m (Syntenic homolog of Ashbya gossypii AGR035C; Syntenic homolog of Saccharomyces cerevisiae YDR041W (RSM10)), translated as MISRLPFRLIGRFQSTLAATAVQARSVPNLKPTPTPIQKLNAIEDKQLPRSVEAVYHKPLKHPVKYGDLVADLQLRSYTTESMDFFADFIIRVGYYLGMPMTGPKPMPTRRERWTVIKSPFAQAKTKENFERHTHKRLIRVWDTNPEVVEIWLSYITKHSIPGVGLKCNIFQREGIELEELPKDIKLPSTEDAQTLDEVVGAKVVELLSDPEFKKHL; from the coding sequence ATGATCTCGAGATTACCTTTTAGGTTAATAGGGAGGTTTCAGTCTACTCTAGCTGCAACAGCTGTGCAAGCTAGGTCTGTGCCAAATCTGAAACCAACTCCAACTCCAATACAAAAATTAAACGCTATTGAAGATAAGCAATTACCCAGATCAGTTGAGGCTGTTTATCATAAACCTTTAAAACATCCAGTCAAGTATGGTGATCTTGTAGCAGACCTGCAATTGCGTTCTTATACTACCGAAAGTATGGACTTCTTTGCAGACTTCATAATTAGAGTGGGATATTACTTGGGCATGCCGATGACTGGTCCAAAGCCAATGCCCACAAGAAGGGAACGTTGGACAGTCATAAAATCGCCTTTTGCGCAAGCAAAGACGAAGGAAAACTTCGAAAGACATACGCACAAGAGATTAATACGTGTCTGGGACACTAATCCAGAAGTTGTAGAAATTTGGTTAAGTTATATTACCAAGCACAGTATACCTGGTGTTGGTTTAAAATGTAACATCTTTCAGCGTGAAGGTATTGAGTTAGAAGAGTTGCCTAAAGACATAAAGCTTCCATCAACTGAAGATGCGCAAACTTTGGACGAGGTAGTGGGCGCTAAAGTTGTTGAGCTTTTGTCAGACCCAGAATTTAAAAAACACTTGTAA
- a CDS encoding HGR037Cp (Syntenic homolog of Ashbya gossypii AGR038C; Syntenic homolog of Saccharomyces cerevisiae YDR046C (BAP3) and YBR068C (BAP2); Tandem gene duplication in Ashbya gossypii), whose translation MAKVEDGLKLEKTLASQTEYVSSSSGENERTSLLHRFVDSFKRVELGEVQEGEDGEDGETKTDIRVKLKQDMRKRHVWMMSLGTGIGTGLLVANANSLRFGGPAALLIGYILVSMVSYVMMNAAGEMAVTYPTLPGGYNSYSSIFISKPIGFATTWVYCLQWVTVLPLELITATIVIKYWLSSYVPLFITIFYLMILFVHFFGVWMYGETEFFCNAAKVIMITMFLILGVIVNCGGIGNSGYIGAKYWNDPGAFVEGSALQKIKGIAFVLVTGYFSYGGMELYALSVNELPNPRRAIPSACKKGIYRILIVYITSMALVTFLVPHDSDQLVGAGFERLASPYVIAMSLHGVKVVPHIINAVILISVISVANSAMFSGPRLLCALAEQGYAPKFLDYVDRTGRPLTALLACSIAGLLAYTAVAKNEVEIFEWLAAIAGLSEVFTWGAICLSHYRFRKAMKHHGKSLDTVGYKSKTGALGSFVAVFFCGLVLVAQLWVAISPMNSAVKPSANAFFKLCMALPIWIFSCIGYCIYSKNWKLLNPIESIDVDYGRRIYDAEVLKQEEFEYAEMIKNRGWRARIVAFWC comes from the coding sequence ATGGCAAAAGTGGAAGACGGCTTGAAGCTTGAGAAAACTCTTGCTTCTCAAACCGAATATGTGTCAAGTAGTAGCGGTGAAAATGAGAGAACCAGTTTATTACACCGGTTTGTGGATTCCTTTAAGAGAGTGGAACTAGGTGAGGTACAAGAAGGTGAAGATGGCGAAGATGGTGAAACCAAGACGGATATAAGAGTGAAGCTGAAGCAGGACATGCGTAAGAGACATGTGTGGATGATGTCACTAGGTACGGGTATAGGTACGGGTTTGTTGGTTGCTAATGCAAACTCTCTGCGGTTCGGTGGTCCAGCTGCCCTGTTAATTGGTTATATCTTGGTTTCTATGGTATCCTATGTCATGATGAATGCTGCTGGTGAAATGGCTGTGACATATCCTACTTTGCCAGGTGGATATAATTCTTACTCTTCAATTTTCATATCGAAACCAATTGGTTTCGCTACTACGTGGGTTTACTGTCTACAGTGGGTTACGGTGCTACCGCTGGAATTAATTACTGCTACCATTGTTATCAAGTATTGGTTGTCATCTTATGTGCCGCTTTTCATTACGATTTTTTACTTAATGATCCTGTTCGTCCATTTCTTCGGTGTGTGGATGTACGGAGAAACTGAATTTTTCTGCAACGCGGCTAAGGTTATAATGATAACTATGTTCCTGATTTTAGGTGTGATCGTCAATTGTGGAGGTATCGGTAACAGTGGGTATATTGGCGCCAAATACTGGAATGACCCTGGTGCGTTTGTGGAGGGTTCTGCACTTCAAAAGATAAAGGGCATCGCATTTGTGTTGGTTACTGGTTATTTCTCCTATGGAGGTATGGAACTCTATGCGCTATCCGTAAATGAGTTGCCAAACCCTAGGAGGGCAATTCCAAGCGCATGTAAGAAGGGTATTTACCGTATTCTGATTGTTTATATTACATCCATGGCTTTGGTAACGTTCTTGGTCCCTCATGATTCTGATCAATTAGTTGGAGCTGGTTTTGAGCGTCTTGCTTCTCCTTACGTGATCGCAATGTCACTACATGGTGTCAAGGTTGTTCCACATATAATCAACGCTGTGATTCTCATTTCTGTGATTTCTGTTGCAAATTCTGCTATGTTTTCCGGTCCAAGGTTATTATGTGCATTGGCAGAGCAAGGTTATGCTCCAAAGTTTTTAGATTATGTTGACAGAACCGGTAGGCCCTTGACTGCACTACTTGCTTGTTCTATCGCAGGCCTTCTCGCATACACCGCAGTTGCAAAGAATGAGGTCGAAATTTTCGAATGGTTGGCCGCTATTGCTGGACTTTCAGAAGTGTTCACATGGGGTGCGATCTGTTTATCACACTACAGGTTCAGAAAGGCTATGAAGCACCATGGAAAATCCCTAGATACTGTTGGTTACAAGTCCAAAACTGGTGCCCTTGGATCCTTTGTAGCCGTTTTCTTCTGTGGTCTCGTTCTTGTTGCTCAGTTATGGGTTGCTATCTCGCCTATGAACTCTGCTGTTAAACCAAGCGCAAATgccttcttcaaattatGCATGGCTTTACCCATCTGGATCTTCTCGTGCATCGGTTAttgtatatatagtaaGAACTGGAAGCTACTAAATCCAATAGAATCTATTGATGTGGATTATGGTAGGAGGATCTACGATGCTGAGGTCTTGAAACAAGAAGAATTTGAATACGCAGAAATGATAAAGAATCGGGGATGGAGAGCCAGGATAGTTGCTTTTTGGTGTTAA
- the TRM7 gene encoding tRNA methyltransferase TRM7 (Syntenic homolog of Ashbya gossypii AGR036W; Syntenic homolog of Saccharomyces cerevisiae YBR061C (TRM7)), producing the protein MGKSSKDKRDLYYRKAKEQGYRARSAFKLLQLNDEFHILDNVQRVVDLCAAPGSWSQVLSRKLFPDGKNVEGKKIVAVDLQPMSPIDHVTTLQADITHPRTLNKIMELFEGEKADLVCSDGAPDVTGLHELDEYVQQQLILSALQLTTCLLRKDGCFIAKIFRGRDIDMLYSQLGYLFKTVICAKPRSSRGTSLESFIVCQNYSPPEGWIPNLDPNASVEEFFEGCSIGRLSLKDKLTDFHEERRDIAEFISCGGLDSFDSDATYPIDAHEATPLEPVQMPTNPPYKRALELKRSLHGKVEVSGNTAN; encoded by the coding sequence ATGGGAAAGAGTAGTAAGGATAAGCGTGATTTATATTATCGTAAGGCTAAAGAACAAGGGTACCGTGCTCGTTCTGCGTTCAAATTACTACAGCTCAACGATGAGTTCCATATTTTAGATAATGTTCAGAGAGTTGTTGATTTATGTGCTGCCCCTGGTTCTTGGTCACAGGTGCTTTCAAGAAAACTTTTTCCAGATGGTAAGAATGTTGAAGGAAAGAAGATTGTTGCTGTAGATCTTCAGCCGATGTCCCCTATCGATCATGTAACAACATTACAAGCAGACATCACGCATCCTAGAACTTTGAACAAGATCATGGAACTTTTCGAGGGAGAGAAAGCGGATTTAGTCTGTAGTGATGGTGCACCGGATGTTACTGGATTACATGAATTAGATGAATATGTGCAACAGCAGTTAATATTAAGTGCTTTACAATTAACGACATGTCTTCTTAGAAAAGACGGCTGTTTCATTGCTAAGATTTTCCGTGGAAGAGATATAGATATGTTATATTCACAGCTTGGCTACCTGTTTAAAACAGTGATTTGCGCTAAACCTAGGTCTTCACGTGGGACATCTTTAGAAAGCTTTATTGTGTGCCAAAATTATAGCCCGCCTGAAGGATGGATCCCAAATCTTGATCCTAACGCATCAGTAGAGGAATTTTTCGAAGGTTGTTCAATTGGTAGATTGAGTTTAAAAGATAAACTTACAGATTTTCATGAGGAGCGGCGTGACATTGCTGAATTTATTTCTTGTGGAGGATTGGATTCTTTTGATAGCGATGCAACTTACCCTATTGATGCACATGAAGCAACACCATTAGAGCCAGTGCAAATGCCTACAAATCCTCCATACAAGCGTGCCTTAGAATTAAAACGCTCTTTGCATGGTAAAGTTGAAGTATCAGGAAACACAGCAAATTGA
- the KRS1 gene encoding lysine--tRNA ligase KRS1 (Syntenic homolog of Ashbya gossypii AGR037C; Syntenic homolog of Saccharomyces cerevisiae YDR037W (KRS1)), whose protein sequence is MSQEESVQQTTENVANLHLDDVTGEMVSKSELKKRIKQRQVEAKKASKKAAAKPKPEQKKTSDVFADLDPSQYFEARSRQIQELRKTHSPNPYPHKFHVSITLPEFLKKYAHLKRGESLPEEKVSIAGRIHAKRESGSKLKFYVFHGDGVEVQVMSQLQDYHSESAYQQDHALLKRGDIVGVEGYVGRTQPKKGGEGEISVFVSRIQLLTPCLHMLPADHFGFKDQETRYRKRYLDLIMNKEARGRFLTRSKIITYIRKFLDQRDFIEVETPMMNVIAGGATAKPFVTHHNDLDMQMYMRIAPELFLKQLVVGGMDRVYEIGRQFRNEGIDMTHNPEFTTCEFYQAYADVYDLMDMTELLFSEMVKEITGDYKIKFHPDPNNAEKEYEINFARPWKRINMIEELEKRFNVTFPPGDELHTAETGEFLKKVLADNKMECPPPLTNARMLDKLVGELEDTCINPTFIFGHPQMMSPLAKYSRDQPGLCERFEVFVATKEICNAYTELNDPFDQRARFEEQARQKDQGDDEAQLVDETFCNALEYGLPPTGGWGCGIDRLAMFLTDSNTIREVLLFPTLKPDVLKEELSK, encoded by the coding sequence ATGTCTCAGGAAGAATCTGTTCAACAGACCACTGAAAATGTGGCTAACCTTCATCTGGATGATGTAACTGGTGAGATGGTTTCAAAATCTGAATTGAAGAAGCGTATCAAACAAAGACAAGTTGAGGCCAAGAAAGCTTCTAAGAAGGCAGCTGCTAAACCAAAGCCAGAACAAAAGAAGACATCAGATGTGTTTGCTGACCTTGATCCTTCTCAATACTTCGAAGCAAGATCTCGTCAAATTCAAGAATTGAGAAAGACTCATTCTCCAAACCCATATCCACACAAATTTCACGTTTCTATCACTTTGCCGGAGTTCTTGAAGAAGTATGCTCATTTGAAGCGTGGTGAATCTTTGCCTGAAGAGAAGGTTTCTATTGCTGGTAGAATCCATGCTAAGAGAGAATCTGGCTCTAAGTTGAAGTTCTACGTTTTCCACGGTGATGGTGTTGAGGTTCAAGTCATGTCACAATTGCAAGACTATCACTCTGAAAGTGCATATCAACAAGATCACGCTTTGTTGAAGAGAGGTGATATTGTTGGTGTCGAAGGTTACGTTGGTAGAACCCAGCCAAAGAAAGGTGGTGAAGGTGAAATATCAGTGTTTGTTTCACGTATTCAATTATTGACACCTTGTTTGCATATGTTACCTGCTGACCACTTTGGTTTTAAGGACCAAGAAACTAGGTATAGGAAAAGGTACTTGGACTTGATTATGAACAAGGAAGCCAGAGGTCGTTTTCTCACAAGATCTAAGATAATTACTTATATCAGAAAATTCTTGGATCAAAGAGACTTTATTGAGGTTGAGACTCCTATGATGAACGTTATTGCTGGTGGTGCTACTGCTAAGCCATTTGTAACCCATCACAATGATTTGGATATGCAAATGTACATGAGAATTGCTCCAGAATTGTTCTTGAAGCAGTTGGTTGTCGGTGGTATGGACAGAGTATATGAAATCGGTAGACAGTTTAGAAATGAAGGTATCGACATGACTCATAACCCAGAGTTTACTACTTGTGAGTTTTATCAAGCTTACGCTGATGTCTACGATTTGATGGACATGACTGAATTGTTGTTTTCCGAGATGGTCAAAGAAATCACCGGTGATTACAAGATCAAGTTCCATCCAGATCCAAATAACGCAGAAAAGGAATACGAAATCAACTTTGCCAGACCATGGAAGAGAATTAACATGATTGAAGAATTGGAAAAGAGATTTAACGTTACCTTCCCACCAGGCGATGAACTGCACACTGCAGAAACAGGTGAATTTTTAAAGAAGGTTCTAGCTGACAATAAAATGGAATGTCCACCACCTTTGACGAACGCTCGTATGCTGGACAAGCTAGTCGGTGAACTAGAAGACACCTGTATCAATCCAACCTTCATTTTCGGTCACCCGCAAATGATGTCCCCATTGGCTAAATACTCTAGGGATCAACCAGGTTTGTGTGAACGTTTTGAAGTGTTTGTTGCTACTAAGGAAATCTGTAACGCTTACACTGAATTGAATGATCCGTTTGATCAAAGAGCTCGCTTCGAAGAACAAGCCAGACAAAAGGATCAAGGTGACGACGAAGCTCAATTGGTTGATGAAACATTCTGTAATGCCTTGGAATACGGTCTACCTCCTACCGGTGGTTGGGGTTGCGGTATTGATAGATTAGCCATGTTCTTAACTGACTCAAATACTATCAGAGAAGTTTTGTTGTTCCCAACTTTGAAACCAGACGTCTTGAAGGAGGAATTGAGCAAATAA
- a CDS encoding uncharacterized protein (Syntenic homolog of Ashbya gossypii AGR034W; Syntenic homolog of Saccharomyces cerevisiae YBR062C), with protein sequence MFNSVNDEENSALIQVLTQLIPEELQEQWLEWLNDSGKRGVPEGYVDTLPRVPKQKIKADDACAICCCVYLDDDYPLIIKLPHCGHMFDLQCISVWLSKSTTCPMCRNDVLSHKEKIDTSQAELEEDWGMFG encoded by the coding sequence ATGTTCAACAGTGTTAATGACGAGGAAAATTCTGCTTTAATACAGGTATTGACTCAACTTATACCGGAAGAGTTACAAGAGCAGTGGCTGGAGTGGCTTAATGATAGTGGAAAACGTGGAGTTCCCGAGGGGTACGTTGATACTTTACCAAGGGTCccaaaacaaaaaattaaGGCAGATGACGCTTGTGCGATATGCTGCTGTGTCTATTTAGACGATGATTATCCtttaataataaaactGCCTCATTGCGGTCACATGTTTGATCTTCAGTGCATTTCAGTTTGGCTCTCCAAGAGCACAACATGTCCAATGTGTCGAAATGACGTTTTGTCGCACAAGGAAAAGATCGACACTTCGCAAGCAGAGCTGGAAGAAGATTGGGGAATGTTTGGGTAA